ACCTGGCAATGTTAGGTAATCAGGTATGGAGATTTCTTACAAAACCTAATAGTCTGGTGAGTAAAGTATATAAAGCACGTTATTTTCTAAACGAAAATTATTTGGATTCTTCTGCTGGCCACAATCCGAGTTTTGTTTGGCGTAGCATATGGAAAGCAGGGGATGTTGTGAAAGCAGGTGTTCATTGGGTAGTAGGTTCAGGGGAAATGATAAATATATTGGGACAACCATGGTTATTGGATGATCACAATCCGTTTATTACCTCAGACTCACCAGCTTTGGCTAATAACAAGGTATCCTCAATCATGTCGATGGAGCACAGGGTGGGATGATGAAATTTTAAAAGACTTGTTTAATGATAGGGACCAAGAGTGCATACGA
The nucleotide sequence above comes from Apium graveolens cultivar Ventura unplaced genomic scaffold, ASM990537v1 ctg5305, whole genome shotgun sequence. Encoded proteins:
- the LOC141702593 gene encoding putative mitochondrial protein AtMg00310, translating into MGFRDFRDFNLAMLGNQVWRFLTKPNSLVSKVYKARYFLNENYLDSSAGHNPSFVWRSIWKAGDVVKAGVHWVVGSGEMINILGQPWLLDDHNPFITSDSPALANNKVSSIMSMEHRVG